The genomic segment CACTATTTGGCAgatagaaaatgaaaaacaGTTAACTGTAAAAAAATGTGTAAAAAAACTTGTTTATAACTAATATAATAACTGCAATAATCTATAATTGATGTTTAAATTTAGTTTACAATTTTACTTTGCTAATTGATCACTGTTACCCCCGCTACTTTTTCCGAGTGATCAACTTTTGTAAATGAGCTTCAGTGTTATTAATATGTAGACTTTTTAATCTTACTCATTTTAAATCCTGACAAACGTATTAAAACATTAGAATCTTGGTATTTTGAATTGAGTATTAGATTTTCATATTCATTAACTGAGATTATTAAGGCAAAATTCCTGACATAAATCCTTCTTTATTAAGTTAATAAACCGTACCCGACCCGCAGTTAGTTATCACGGCAggactgtatttattttattacttaagATAAATGCGCTTATTAACGGGataaaaacgttataataattttctgtataatatattaattaatatataattataaagaaTTATTTTGAGAACGTAAAATACTTGAGTTATATTACATACCTTAATATACACCTAACTATCTACTTGTCAAACTTCCAGTTCTCCAAGAACATCTGAAAAAGGACCGTTATGTTTTATAGGGACGTAGGAATAAAAATCCGAACCCCTATCcttctattttattattaatttacgaAAGTTAAAAGAATGAATATATCTTAAAATCACATCAAATTTACGTACATTTGATAGAtgaaaaatataacaatatttcgattgtTATACTAAAACGATAATAATTCATCAGTCCTGATTTACTTGTGTATTATCATTATCCAGACTTATACCCACTGGTATGTTATTGTTACAGAGTATCTTATATCATCTCGCCTGTGGTATTATGATATGTATTACGCTAATGTTTACGAACTACGAACTAGTTGTTGGGGCACATTTATTGACTAAGGGAAAAAAATAGGGCATTGTTAAAGGTTACCGAAAAGCGTGTAAACTGTAAGGTATTAAAATGAAGCACAAGATATATTTTAACAGTTATATGGATTGTATTTGTatagattaattaaaaataaatataaatatttactgTTTTAGGTATCTTTTATATAAGAtgaatacatataatttatctAATTTTTATAAAGGACCGGTGATATTACCTGGTCCAACGAGCCGGAAAAAACGATTACCATCTAAGAATGTATTTTTGCCAGATACAAATTCTcaaagggaagagaaagggacagaTTATATAGCAGAATATGtacaaaaagaagaagaagaacttTTGCGGGTATAGTAATTTGTAATTTGAACATTATTAGGAATTTTATTTAACTCAATATATTTTTAGGCTGCAAGTTATCATAATACAAATGATAAATGCaattttgaaaatgtatcaGTAGGTACATATGTCACGGAAGATATGCAAAATGAACAAACATTAAACATTTACAAAACATATCAGTTTGTTTATCATGCAAATCCTAATTTAGTAGTTAATAGTAAAAGAGATCAGATAGTATCTATGATTGAAACTAATTCAGTTGTAGTAATTCAAGGGCCAACTGGTTGCGGCAAAACTACACAAGTACCacaatttattttagattcctgctataaaaaaaaacttcattgtaatattatagGTAATTTTATGTACTTGCAATAATTTAGTTGAACTCTTAAATAGATACTTAAATATAATTcttacaatatatataattttatttcatagtTACGCAGCCTAGAAGAATTGCTGCTATAAGCATTGCAAAACGTGTCAGCCAAGAAAGACAGTGGCCAATAGGTACCCTTATTGGATATCAAGTAGGTCTGATAAACCACACAAGTAAAGATACACGCCTAACATATTGCACTGCTGGGGTACTTTTACATAAATTGGTAAATAGCAAAAACATGTTGGATTACACACATGTCATACTTGATGAAGTTCATGAAAGAAATGAAGATATGGATTTTCTTCTCCTTGTTGTTCGAAAGCTATTATATACAAATTCACGTTCAGTAAAAGTTATTTTGATGTCTGCTACATTTGATGTAGAAAGATTTGCTAAATATTTTTCTTCACCTGTGGGAAATAAACTTGTTCCTGCCCCTATTATTGACATTCCAaagaaaacattttttaatgttgGTATCTATTATCTTTGTCAAATGGTTACATTAGGACCGGTAAATATTTCATGTTACtatttgaaatgaaaatatttaaaatttaatgtatTTGGATGTATTTATTGCATTATATTTCTACTTTGTTACAGATACCTGAAGTTTCTGCTACCAAACCATGTATTACAAATAAAATGTTGGAATTTTGTGTTAATCTTATAAAAGTTCTTGATGATGTAGACATGAAAGCTGATGATGCAAAGTATGATTCAGAAACAAATCTTTATGAAAGACATGTGATTCTCATATTTTTACCAGGAATTAATGAGATTGAGGAAATTAATAATTTGTTGTGTTTACCAAAACATGAACAGAGTAAGTGGGATATAGTGATATTACATTCCTCAATTACAAGTGAAGAACAACAGAGGATTTTTCAAAAACCACCCCATGGCTATCGTCGTCTTATCTTATCTACAAATATTGCTGAAAGCAGTATTACTGTTCCTGACGTAAAATATGGTGTgttaaattacaataaaagaaagTTTGTATATAAAGCAATATTTAACTTTGTATTTTTTTCAGTAATTGATTTCTGTTTAATAAAACATCTTATTACGGATCAACATACGAATTTTTCGTGCTTAGAGTTAAAATGGGCAAGTAAAGCAAATTGCGAACAAAGAGCAGGTCGCACAGGTCGAGTAATGGATGGTAGAGTATATAGATTAGTACCACAAACATTTTATGAGGTAATTTCTGTCAAAAAACTTTTTTAAATACGTAATAATGTTAATATAAAATGTTTCaaactttataaaatttatagaatGTTTTGCCTCAAGAAGTATCACCTGAAATATTACGAGCTCCATTAGAAAATCTAGTTCTCAAATCAAAGTTGTTAAACATGGGAGAACCTAAAGCTATTTTAGCACTTTCTCTTGATCCACCTGATCttagaaatttagaaaacaCGATACTATTATTAAAGGAAACAGGAGCATTGCTAAATAAGATCAATGAAATACAACCTTTTGATGGAGAATTAACAGATCTGGGTCGAGTTATGGCTAATCTACCACTAAATATCCATGTATCGAAATTAATTATGTTAGGTCACGTTTTTAGTGTTTTAAAAGATACAATAATTATCGCAGCTGCTTTGTCTGTAAAAGATATGCTTAATAATCCATTTCAACAAAAACTGTTAGCCTTCAATGTCAGACTTAATTGGGCAGCTAATTCTTGCAGTGACTGTGTAACTTTCATGAATGTATATAAGGTATGGATTGCCGAAAAAGTTAATCGTCGATTAAATAGTGACGCAGAAGAAAGAAAGTGGGCAATGAGAAATTTTGTACAAATCAGAGTGTTGCGCGAAGTTAAAGCGCTGGTAACAGAATTAACGCGTAGATTAGAAAAATTAGGTATACAAGAAAGTGCCGGTGTTAATAAAGTTGTTTGGACAGAAGCAGAACGgccatttattttaaaaatcgtAATTGCTGGTGCATTTTATCCGAATTACTTTATCAATAATGTATCAGCATCAGAAAGTAAATTGAATGAACATGATGGAATAAAATTACTAGGTGGTTTAGATCCCTTGAGGACAGTATATTTACAAGGTTGGCCTTTGAAACAACCTGGACTATTATATGCCCGCAGAATTCAGAATATCTTCAAGGAGAATTTGAAGATGTCTACTGGAAAAATACATGTATCTTTTGACAATTCTTCTCGCGTTTACGTTCAGTTCATTCAAGGAATGTCTGAAAAACAACATAAAGATGTATCAAGGGGAATATCTCCATTTATTTATAAAGCAATCAGAATGAGACATTGCAATATCCCCATTGAGATACCAATTTTACATGAAGATATGGCTCTGCAACGAGCAAATGAGATGAATTTAAagcaaaaattctattttactcCTAAAAGTGTGTTAAAGGATAAAATTAAACCTGAATTACCGGGTTTACGAATAACTCGCATTCCTCTAATTATACAAAACGTACGTATTTCTAaccaaattacaaaatacaaagtTAATCTATAACTTAAATTTTCAGATTAAAAATCCTAGTTGTTTTTGGGCTCAACAACGTAATTCTACAATTATAAAAAGACTGAATAAAATAGAATCAGCTATTGAACAAATGCAACATCAATTTGAAACATTCAAAATGGCTCCGGAAATTGGCACAATTGTACTTGCTCCATATGAAGAAAACAATCGCAAAACATATCTTCGGGCAGTAGTGGAAGGTCATGTATCATTACCAGAAATATTAGTACGACTATTTTTTATTGATTATGGTTATTCAAATGAATGTCGATTGCGCGATTTAAAACGTTTGAAGAATGATAGCGATATTTTTGATATTCCTGCGTTAGCGTTCGAATGTAAATTAGCAAACATTCGACCATCTGTAGCACATAATTTCAGTGAAGATTGGTCACAGGCTGCATGTGATCTATTCTGGACATTAATTAATAAACCTGGTTTACTTTTTGGAGAAATTTATTCTGTTGTCAATAGCGTTGTTGTGATTGACTTAATCCATAAAAATGAAGAAGACGAAATTAGTGTAAATCAGTGTCTTCTTGAAAAATCACTTGCaataaaaaaagaggaaaattatttGTCACGGTTTAATCATAGTTTAAGATTGCAACAATCAGATATGTCGGATGAACAATGTTATTACTATGAAAAGTTACAGTATGATCAAGACGATATGCCCAATATCTATCCAGATCCTCCTGCAGTTGCAGAATGCAACACATCAGAAAAATTACGAGGTCCATTTTCACCACTTGAAATTGATTTAATTCATCTTATTAGGGCTGGTAGAGATAAAACTGTGAGAATGGCGATGAATTCGGTGAATTCTGTTCTTTTGGACACCGATCCTGAAGATTCTTCTCAACGACTTTTAGTAGCAGCATCCATTTCTCAAAGTGCACGTGGTCAAAATTTAACattatacaatacaacattaatGCCGCGTATTCCTGGTTTAACTGCCTTAATTGTATTGATTTTTACGCCTTATATGGAATTGAGACGCAATGATTTTGGAACCTGTTATATTGGCGCATTATGTGGATTAGGTTTTGATCCTATTAAAAAGAATAGTATTTATCCGGAACACGATATAGAACTTTATTTTGACACCGAAATTACTATAGATGATTTACAATTTGTAAGAGCAGTtcgtattattttaaatattttttcttgtttAAGTATATTTGTTTAGTTTTCTCATTTGTTTATCAGATAAATAGACTACGTCATTGGATGAATATTGGAATGCAAATTAATCAACAATTTAATAGCAATAACAATATGGAAGAAATTATTGTCTGTCAGAATAGAATAAAAGATGCATTGTTTAACTTaattgagaaagaaagaaagattcaagttacagaattaattaataattttgataAATGGAACTTGTATAATGAAAAGCTGTTGCTTCGGCCTAATAAACAATCCATGATCACTAATAGCATATACAGACTCCATAATGCATTAGAATTGGAAGAAGCAAATGAAATACATGAAATTATAGAACATATAAAAAATTTACGAGTATTGGCAACTGAGTAAGTAAATTAGCGGAACATCTATTAAGTTTAAGTGATATTTCCCAATTATTTTCTATTCCTTTTTAATATTACAGAGATCCAAGGAAAACTGGAATTACTCAAATTCCTTGTAAATTATGTAACATTACAGTATGTGATATATTTGACCTTCGCAATCATTTGTACACAGCGAGACACAGGCAAAACGAAGATATATTAGGAGTTAAACTTTGAACCATAACATGACAAACTACACAgactaatattattattattagtaagtaactataaaatataaaatgtttagTATTCTACATATTAAAGATATATCATTGGAAGAATTAAACTTCTAtcaactttattttatttaaaacatattttttGTTACAAATGTTTAAGTTTCGTTAATAATGTATATGCTTTGTTACGATAATACAATGCATTTTCATTTGAATTCTATATTTAGAAAGCGTGATAACtatactttattttttataattttacaaaattatgacTAATATTCATTTTCTGTATAactgaatattttttattgtaatCTGCAAAAtcgattataatataaaataaagtatatatacaaataaaaatgtTGCACCTACTGTCTACAATATATCTATAGATATCTATAGCAGTCTGATTTTACACGTACTACAGCGCTTAGGTAACAACATATAAAATACTtctttttacaatatttttatgaaattgataaatatacccattttcaaacatttttcaataatattgtATGGTGATGATCGTGAAacatataaataatacaatCAATTACCTCAATTTATCTCAAAAGTATCCGCGATCAGTCACACTCTAAACTTCTCTCTGGATATAACGAGCTCCAGGTTGGGTATATAACAATCGTCCAGGAACATTAGCACCAGAGGCGCTAACATATGTAcctggtggtggtggtggataTGGAGCTGGTGGGGGTTGCGGTGGTCTTACTGGATATCCTGATGTAATTCCTCCAGTTTTAGCACCCTGTTATCAAATTTTTTGTAAAGATGGTGCATTATTATGGAAATATAATActtaaatataaaaagataccTGTGGAGGTTGCTGAATTGGAATAGCCCCACCATGAACAGTAACATGACTACTTGgccttaaataaaatttatcttcTGCATAGGCACCTTTATGGTCCAATGAATGCAAACTTGTAACATATGCTAATAAAAGAAtagtattgtataaataataagacaataaaaaataaaagacaatTATAATAAACTAATAGACTAATAAAAAGACAATTATATACCAGATTGATGTGTCGACAACGTTGCTCTATTGCCTGAGAGATATACCGATTTAGTTGGTTCAGGTTCGCGGGACGGTTGCGATGTTGAAGCAGAATAACTATAAACACTTTGACCAGTAGGGGCTGAATAAAAATTGGAGGCGGAGTATTGATTGTTTTCTGTAagaaaatgcataataatcaaaatTGAGGATCAGAAATGTGAACGTTGTTGTTGATGGCTTTGTAAAGAAAGAGCATGGAAATTAAAGAAGGTTTATTCACTCACTGTTCCAGAGAACAGCTCGGGAATCGCCAGATCTCCTAGCTGCTTCCTCAGATTCTATACAGGCACAAACATCTACGTTTAatattctcttttctcttttttcatatttctttttgTAATTGTTACTTctgtatttttatatacttaCTGGAAGGTGGAGGATTATAGTTTGGTATTGAAGGTGTTGGTTTGTATCCATAACCAGCATGATATGGGGAGGCTGTTGGAGGTGGTGATGGACTATGTGTCCTCTTTAATGGCCCCTAGAAAAAAAGATCTATAAGTAAGTTAATtttttacatataaataaatttgatataCTTACAGTTGGTAATAAGGTATGTGTTGGTGCACCTACAGCTACTTTGTAAAGTGGACTATTGCTTCTTGGTAAAGGAAGAAACAATTGTGGATGAACTACTCTAGGGCCTGCTCCAGGGTATCCCCCCACTGCTGTTAAAACTTCAGAACATACACTGTATAACAAAAATAATCAATTATGATGTATCATTAAATATAAACCAATGTACCATTTCATACTGTTTGATTCCaatatattttaagaaatatgATATAAACCTTGTTTCTTTGATCAATTGCCGTCTTCTATTATCATCTTCATTTAAAACTTTCTTCAGTTGCAAGAATAATTGATGCTTTTCATCTTTTAATTGCGAAAGCTCATTTTCTAGATTTGATATTTGTTCTCTAGTTTCACCTAAAGTCATTACATCTTGTTTTTGTTGtcgttctctttctttccttaaCCGTTCTTCTTCTGCATCTGCTTCCTGTTCTgtacattaaaaataaaaaattagagTAAAAGTGAAAATCTAATGACAATTTCCTGAAAAGAAGATTACCTTGTTTCTTCCGTTGTCTTTCTCTTGTAATGTGAGCTTTTAATGCTCGCCACATTTGTTCGCTACGTTGAGGAGGACCGACGATTACTGCTGGcatgattaattaattttttttcgatTTTAAAATAATGCAAATTTGTTACTATGTGATAATGAACCTGTCAAGACATATTTTTTGTATACGTTATagatatgttatatattatatagacaGTTTGGTCACAGACTATATATTGGATAGATTTCGTATCAAACGAGGTATACACAAACTTATTGTACAACTTGTAACATCGACTTTAAGGTTAAAAACATAGTTGCATAAAATATCAGTTTATATGAACGAGTGACCTTCAAAACGTGGGATACGAAAAAGCATTGCATATTACATCTGTACTATCTAAATTCTGAGCCTTGTTAGTAGAGAGATACGAAATTCCATATTTCATATTCCATAATATACATTACACCATGTTCTGTACAGTCGATATTCTATGTCCATGAGTTCAAGTCAGAATCTGGAAGTGTGTGGATGATGTTGtgattgtatattttttatgttaGTGAGAAATTAATGAAGTTAGTGAGAAAtatttacgttataaaatatacataaattacaactaataatatttctaatgaATAAAAGAATTTGGTAAGTTACATACTTTTTATTAGTAAGAAACTTACcgtgtaataaaaataatttttcttcttaaaGTATACACTCCTTTTAAcaagttataaatattaaaagtacATTTGTCACATATAGTTgaaatatatttgttatatattcttataccTAATCTCAATCTCTGGTTTTTTTATGTAGAAATCAATCTTGCTAAAAGTTAGCGATGATTTAGTTAATATAAAGGATGTGTATATAATATGGTGCTTTTTTACAGCTCTTAACAGTGTTAAGTAACAAgacttttgaaaaatatttctctcAGATACATTAGAAAATATGGCACACTATAAAGGAGCAGCCAGCGAAGCTGGCCGAGCAATGCAATTgatgaaaaaaagagaaattgcTCAACAAGAAATAGAattaaggaaaaagaaaatagaagatGACCTAAAGATTCataacatagaaaataaatttgcaaCTCATTATAATGCAGTTGAACAACAGTTGAAAACCTCTACTATTGGTTTAGTCACCTTAAATGAAATGAAAGCAAAACAAGAGAATATTGTAAAAGAACGTGAAAGAAAATTAGCACAAAAGGAACGTGAGAaggaacaagaaaaagaaagagccCTAGCTGCAAAGCAAGCTGAAAAAAATAAGCAGAAGAAACAAATACAAGCTTTGTCGTTTAATTTAGATGAAGATGAAGTAGAACTTTCTGAAGAGGAGGTAGAATCAAAAGCAGAAACATTAAAAGATAATGATATTGGAccagtaataaaaaaaataaagaaaaatccaGATGTAGATACAAGTTTTCTGCCtgatagagaaagagaagaagaagagaacagATTAAGGGAAGAATTAAGACAAGAATGGGCTAGAAAACAAAATGCATTAAAAGAAGAAGAGATTGAAATTACTTTCAGTTATTGGGATGGTTCTGGACACAGAAGAAGTGTTATTATGAAAAAAGGTAAAGGTTTAATTATTACaactataatattttttaaatttatcaaaaGAATAATTGTATACTAATTGTTATTAGTTCGCACTGTTGGTAGGTAATTCCATTTATCAACTTCTTCAGAGATGTTTAGAAGTTTTAAGACGTGAATTTAGTGAACTTAAAACAGTCATGGCTGATCAATTAATGTATGTCAAAGAAGATCTTATTTTGCCACATCATTATACATTTTATGATTTTATTGTAACAAAGGTAAATGTAGTATAAGAAAGCCATGTTCATATACCTATATGTGATAttgttaaaatgaaaaattaatagtCGATTCTTTTGCTAGGCAAGAGGAAAGAGTGGGCCTCTTTTTACATTTGATGTTCATGATGATATCCGTGTTATGCATGATGCTTCTGTTGAAACAGAAGAATCTCACGCTGGAAAAGTATTACTTAGgtactatttattttaacattatttgtgatatttgtatgtatatggttaattatatttgattatattatgttatgatTTCAGATCTTGGTATGAAAGAAATAAACATATATTTCCTGCCAGTCGATGGGAACCTTTTGACCCAACAAAAAGTTATGATAAATACACAATATCAGATAAAAACaggaaaaaagataaaatttaatgaaagaTAGCTTGTATAGGAAATAATTGTACAAAAGAATTAATACATATTGTGTTCAGTAAAAGAAAATTGTTATTTTAGGAGAATTTTTTGTTAAAAGTATTACCTaatcaaaaaatattaatacctGTATTTTAACCATAGAGagtttatagaaatttataatttaaaattcctTAATTACATAGTATGAATAGGCTCCACAAACTAAATATTATGTATCCTGTATATTTCGAATAATGtacagaaaaaaatatttcatatatattgtaaataatatGTCTATTACTTAATACATTTTGACAAAGTAGTAACAGTATGAAGTTAATTATATAAACTTAGAAAAATGATTCATTTTACATGTTTAATTCGTTTTCAGCGACATTTACAGTTGATGATGTATTAATAATTTGAGTTTCCTTTATTACTTCATCTATAAGATCATTATAAATGTCCTGCACACTTTCTATTGTTGATATATTATCAAATGTCGAAATTGCattatttatatcaaatatacTATCATTTTCTTTTAAAGATGTTTGTTTATTACATAAATTTTCCTGAAAAATCTATTACTTTAAAATAATGTTTTGATTAATTTGAACTTTTTCTAACTCACTCTTTTATCcaattttaataacatttctTTCATCTCTGCATTCATCATATATGGATTACTACTAGAATCTTCTATTAcatcatttatatttttaacataaTAAGTTGAATCAATAAACTCCCATTTATCCTTTCAGGTAAGAGATAAAGTTtgagaaaaataaatgaaaaattgtaaTTCTCATACAGTACGATTATTAATATAACTTACTTTGCTATCAAGATTTAAAAGATTTATATCatctttattttgaaatagtcgCCGTTCATAATTATTCGTCTCGATCAATATGTTCGAATCGTTACATTTACGAAATTCTAgcatttgcaattttttaaaaaacaatttttttgttAGACTTTTTAATTATGTAAATAAACATAATAttagatatatagatataaaatatatactatttaaaATATCCAATAATCtcttaattaatatattattatggaATTCTTTGGCGCATTATAACTTTATTGTCATACCTGTATTTAGCGTTGTATATTTGGGACATAAGTAAAAGAATTGCCGCGTATTTTCTGCTAATTTACCAGTTTCAGATGGATTCGATTCTAACATTTTTTCTAGTCGTTTCCGATTTTCATATTGATACAATACGGTTTCTTCGATTGCTTTCTGCAGtatgattaaaatattttcgcTTACAGTGTTAAAAAAATGATCGGTGTTTCGTCTTACAATAACAAACAATTTACTTTTACTTTATCGTTCATtacgtgtataacgttatcaagaTTTTCCACTTCTAAAATTTCTTTTCGTATACATTCATCTTGCGCAgcaatatttgaaatattaatgtCATCATCCCATTCACTTCCGAACAATTCTTCATTGTTATGTAACAACTCTAATTAAGTACAATTTGTTTTACCGAAtcttatgtatatatgtaacgAAGTATATAGcgaaaaatattgagatgtgcaGTAGAAGCAACATCAAATCGAATATTTAAGGAATTATTCCAGGTTAAA from the Bombus affinis isolate iyBomAffi1 chromosome 11, iyBomAffi1.2, whole genome shotgun sequence genome contains:
- the LOC126921953 gene encoding probable ATP-dependent RNA helicase spindle-E isoform X1; the protein is MNTYNLSNFYKGPVILPGPTSRKKRLPSKNVFLPDTNSQREEKGTDYIAEYVQKEEEELLRAASYHNTNDKCNFENVSVGTYVTEDMQNEQTLNIYKTYQFVYHANPNLVVNSKRDQIVSMIETNSVVVIQGPTGCGKTTQVPQFILDSCYKKKLHCNIIVTQPRRIAAISIAKRVSQERQWPIGTLIGYQVGLINHTSKDTRLTYCTAGVLLHKLVNSKNMLDYTHVILDEVHERNEDMDFLLLVVRKLLYTNSRSVKVILMSATFDVERFAKYFSSPVGNKLVPAPIIDIPKKTFFNVGIYYLCQMVTLGPIPEVSATKPCITNKMLEFCVNLIKVLDDVDMKADDAKYDSETNLYERHVILIFLPGINEIEEINNLLCLPKHEQSKWDIVILHSSITSEEQQRIFQKPPHGYRRLILSTNIAESSITVPDVKYVIDFCLIKHLITDQHTNFSCLELKWASKANCEQRAGRTGRVMDGRVYRLVPQTFYENVLPQEVSPEILRAPLENLVLKSKLLNMGEPKAILALSLDPPDLRNLENTILLLKETGALLNKINEIQPFDGELTDLGRVMANLPLNIHVSKLIMLGHVFSVLKDTIIIAAALSVKDMLNNPFQQKLLAFNVRLNWAANSCSDCVTFMNVYKVWIAEKVNRRLNSDAEERKWAMRNFVQIRVLREVKALVTELTRRLEKLGIQESAGVNKVVWTEAERPFILKIVIAGAFYPNYFINNVSASESKLNEHDGIKLLGGLDPLRTVYLQGWPLKQPGLLYARRIQNIFKENLKMSTGKIHVSFDNSSRVYVQFIQGMSEKQHKDVSRGISPFIYKAIRMRHCNIPIEIPILHEDMALQRANEMNLKQKFYFTPKSVLKDKIKPELPGLRITRIPLIIQNIKNPSCFWAQQRNSTIIKRLNKIESAIEQMQHQFETFKMAPEIGTIVLAPYEENNRKTYLRAVVEGHVSLPEILVRLFFIDYGYSNECRLRDLKRLKNDSDIFDIPALAFECKLANIRPSVAHNFSEDWSQAACDLFWTLINKPGLLFGEIYSVVNSVVVIDLIHKNEEDEISVNQCLLEKSLAIKKEENYLSRFNHSLRLQQSDMSDEQCYYYEKLQYDQDDMPNIYPDPPAVAECNTSEKLRGPFSPLEIDLIHLIRAGRDKTVRMAMNSVNSVLLDTDPEDSSQRLLVAASISQSARGQNLTLYNTTLMPRIPGLTALIVLIFTPYMELRRNDFGTCYIGALCGLGFDPIKKNSIYPEHDIELYFDTEITIDDLQFINRLRHWMNIGMQINQQFNSNNNMEEIIVCQNRIKDALFNLIEKERKIQVTELINNFDKWNLYNEKLLLRPNKQSMITNSIYRLHNALELEEANEIHEIIEHIKNLRVLATEDPRKTGITQIPCKLCNITVCDIFDLRNHLYTARHRQNEDILGVKL
- the LOC126921979 gene encoding protein enabled homolog isoform X1, with amino-acid sequence MPAVIVGPPQRSEQMWRALKAHITRERQRKKQEQEADAEEERLRKERERQQKQDVMTLGETREQISNLENELSQLKDEKHQLFLQLKKVLNEDDNRRRQLIKETSVCSEVLTAVGGYPGAGPRVVHPQLFLPLPRSNSPLYKVAVGAPTHTLLPTGPLKRTHSPSPPPTASPYHAGYGYKPTPSIPNYNPPPSNVCACIESEEAARRSGDSRAVLWNKNNQYSASNFYSAPTGQSVYSYSASTSQPSREPEPTKSVYLSGNRATLSTHQSAYVTSLHSLDHKGAYAEDKFYLRPSSHVTVHGGAIPIQQPPQGAKTGGITSGYPVRPPQPPPAPYPPPPPGTYVSASGANVPGRLLYTQPGARYIQREV
- the LOC126921953 gene encoding probable ATP-dependent RNA helicase spindle-E isoform X2, producing the protein MQNEQTLNIYKTYQFVYHANPNLVVNSKRDQIVSMIETNSVVVIQGPTGCGKTTQVPQFILDSCYKKKLHCNIIVTQPRRIAAISIAKRVSQERQWPIGTLIGYQVGLINHTSKDTRLTYCTAGVLLHKLVNSKNMLDYTHVILDEVHERNEDMDFLLLVVRKLLYTNSRSVKVILMSATFDVERFAKYFSSPVGNKLVPAPIIDIPKKTFFNVGIYYLCQMVTLGPIPEVSATKPCITNKMLEFCVNLIKVLDDVDMKADDAKYDSETNLYERHVILIFLPGINEIEEINNLLCLPKHEQSKWDIVILHSSITSEEQQRIFQKPPHGYRRLILSTNIAESSITVPDVKYVIDFCLIKHLITDQHTNFSCLELKWASKANCEQRAGRTGRVMDGRVYRLVPQTFYENVLPQEVSPEILRAPLENLVLKSKLLNMGEPKAILALSLDPPDLRNLENTILLLKETGALLNKINEIQPFDGELTDLGRVMANLPLNIHVSKLIMLGHVFSVLKDTIIIAAALSVKDMLNNPFQQKLLAFNVRLNWAANSCSDCVTFMNVYKVWIAEKVNRRLNSDAEERKWAMRNFVQIRVLREVKALVTELTRRLEKLGIQESAGVNKVVWTEAERPFILKIVIAGAFYPNYFINNVSASESKLNEHDGIKLLGGLDPLRTVYLQGWPLKQPGLLYARRIQNIFKENLKMSTGKIHVSFDNSSRVYVQFIQGMSEKQHKDVSRGISPFIYKAIRMRHCNIPIEIPILHEDMALQRANEMNLKQKFYFTPKSVLKDKIKPELPGLRITRIPLIIQNIKNPSCFWAQQRNSTIIKRLNKIESAIEQMQHQFETFKMAPEIGTIVLAPYEENNRKTYLRAVVEGHVSLPEILVRLFFIDYGYSNECRLRDLKRLKNDSDIFDIPALAFECKLANIRPSVAHNFSEDWSQAACDLFWTLINKPGLLFGEIYSVVNSVVVIDLIHKNEEDEISVNQCLLEKSLAIKKEENYLSRFNHSLRLQQSDMSDEQCYYYEKLQYDQDDMPNIYPDPPAVAECNTSEKLRGPFSPLEIDLIHLIRAGRDKTVRMAMNSVNSVLLDTDPEDSSQRLLVAASISQSARGQNLTLYNTTLMPRIPGLTALIVLIFTPYMELRRNDFGTCYIGALCGLGFDPIKKNSIYPEHDIELYFDTEITIDDLQFINRLRHWMNIGMQINQQFNSNNNMEEIIVCQNRIKDALFNLIEKERKIQVTELINNFDKWNLYNEKLLLRPNKQSMITNSIYRLHNALELEEANEIHEIIEHIKNLRVLATEDPRKTGITQIPCKLCNITVCDIFDLRNHLYTARHRQNEDILGVKL
- the LOC126921979 gene encoding protein enabled homolog isoform X2, which translates into the protein MPAVIVGPPQRSEQMWRALKAHITRERQRKKQEQEADAEEERLRKERERQQKQDVMTLGETREQISNLENELSQLKDEKHQLFLQLKKVLNEDDNRRRQLIKETSVCSEVLTAVGGYPGAGPRVVHPQLFLPLPRSNSPLYKVAVGAPTHTLLPTGPLKRTHSPSPPPTASPYHAGYGYKPTPSIPNYNPPPSKSEEAARRSGDSRAVLWNKNNQYSASNFYSAPTGQSVYSYSASTSQPSREPEPTKSVYLSGNRATLSTHQSAYVTSLHSLDHKGAYAEDKFYLRPSSHVTVHGGAIPIQQPPQGAKTGGITSGYPVRPPQPPPAPYPPPPPGTYVSASGANVPGRLLYTQPGARYIQREV